The following coding sequences are from one Pseudopipra pipra isolate bDixPip1 chromosome 16, bDixPip1.hap1, whole genome shotgun sequence window:
- the LOC135422979 gene encoding deoxyribonuclease-1-like 2 has protein sequence MGTVTLALSLLAVALLCPATATLRVGAFNIRAFGDTKMSNKEVAEIIINILLRYDVVLVQEVRDSDLSAVTELMEQLNSASKSPYDYEISGPLGRENYKEMYLFIYRTDVVSVVDTYQYKDRQDVFSREPFILRVSAPRTKVEEFVLVPLHSAPHDAVAEIDALYDVYLDIVNKWGTDNIMFLGDFNADCAYVQPSDWSSIRLRTSDVFKWLIPDSTDTTVGKSDCAYDRIVVCGAKLKRSIVSNSAAVYDFQRAFRLDQEEALAVSDHYPVEVKLTA, from the exons ATGGGGACTGTGACTCTGGCATTgtccctgctggctgtggctCTCCTGTGCCCGGCCACTGCCACCCTGCGCGTCGGTGCCTTCAACATCCGGGCCTTCGGTGACACCAAGATGTCCAACAAGGAGGTGGCAGAGATCATCATCAAC ATCCTGCTCCGCTACGACGTGGTGCTGGTGCAGGAGGTGCGCGACTCCGACCTCAGCGCCGTCACCGAGCTCATGGAGCAGCTCAACAG TGCGTCCAAGTCCCCATATGACTACGAGATCAGTGGCCCCCTGGGACGGGAGAACTACAAGGAGATGTACCTCTTCATCTACAG GACAGATGTCGTGTCTGTGGTGGACACCTACCAGTACAAGGACCGCCAGGATGTTTTCAGCCGGGAGCCGTTCATCCTGAGGGTCTCAGCGCCCCGCACCA AGGTGGAGGAGTTTGTGCTGGTACCCCTGCACTCAGCCCCACACGATGCCGTCGCTGAGATCGACGCGCTCTACGACGTCTACCTGGACATCGTCAACAAGTGGGGGACTGAC AACATCATGTTCCTGGGTGACTTCAACGCCGACTGTGCCTACGTCCAGCCCAGCGACTGGTCGTCCATCCGCCTGCGCACCAGCGACGTCTTCAAGTGGCTGATCCCCGACAGCACCGACACCACCGTGGGCAAGTCAGACTGTGCCTATGACAG GATCGTGGTGTGTGGGGCCAAGCTGAAGAGAAGCATTGTGTCCAATTCGGCTGCTGTCTACGATTTCCAGCGTGCTTTCCGGCTGGACCAGGAGGAG GCCCTGGCAGTCAGCGACCACTACCCAGTCGAGGTGAAGCTCACAGCCTga